In a single window of the Candidatus Flexicrinis proximus genome:
- a CDS encoding TetR/AcrR family transcriptional regulator encodes MPYPAQVTPGRIIDAAAALIEQHGADQMSLHQLAADLGIRTPSLYRYFSNKSDLFRAVNLQTAHGLTAAMGAAIAQPHPDHAARVIASGLAYRGYAHSHPHCYLLAYSSGDPALRPDESALAALAEQIQTSVAPLSMRYDSLTVLRGLWAMVHGFVTLELAHQIRRGGDLDAVFRAAVEIYVRGLTA; translated from the coding sequence ATGCCCTATCCCGCACAAGTCACTCCCGGCCGCATCATCGACGCCGCCGCCGCACTCATCGAGCAGCATGGCGCCGACCAGATGTCGCTGCACCAGCTTGCCGCCGACCTCGGCATCAGGACGCCCTCACTCTACCGCTATTTCTCAAACAAGTCAGATCTGTTCCGGGCGGTCAACCTGCAAACTGCGCACGGCTTGACCGCAGCGATGGGTGCAGCCATTGCTCAGCCGCATCCGGATCATGCCGCGCGGGTCATTGCGAGCGGACTGGCTTACCGCGGCTATGCGCACAGCCATCCTCATTGTTATCTGCTCGCCTACAGTTCAGGTGACCCCGCGCTGAGGCCGGACGAGTCGGCCCTCGCAGCGCTGGCCGAGCAGATCCAGACATCCGTTGCGCCGCTCAGCATGCGATATGACTCGCTGACCGTCCTGCGCGGCCTGTGGGCAATGGTCCACGGGTTTGTCACGCTTGAACTGGCGCACCAGATCCGGCGCGGCGGCGATCTGGACGCGGTCTTTCGCGCCGCCGTGGAGATCTATGTCCGCGGGCTTACTGCATGA
- a CDS encoding DUF4260 domain-containing protein yields MNRSLFGLTPSLLLRLESLALLTGVLAVYSRIAPDWGLFALLLLVPDLSMAGYLRGKRLGSLLYNVGHTLSLSLLVVAVGLATSSALTVQIGLIWTAHIAVDRVLGYGLKYTTDFKDTHLQRV; encoded by the coding sequence ATGAACCGCTCGCTATTTGGCCTGACCCCTTCCTTGCTGCTCCGCCTGGAGAGCCTTGCTCTGCTCACTGGCGTGTTGGCCGTTTACAGCCGCATCGCGCCCGACTGGGGGCTGTTTGCGCTGCTGCTGCTGGTCCCCGACCTCTCGATGGCCGGCTACTTGCGCGGCAAGCGCCTCGGCAGCCTGCTCTACAATGTCGGTCATACGCTCTCGCTGTCACTCCTCGTCGTGGCGGTCGGCCTAGCTACCAGTTCGGCCCTTACCGTGCAAATCGGGTTGATCTGGACTGCGCACATCGCAGTAGACCGTGTGCTGGGCTACGGGCTAAAATACACGACAGACTTCAAAGACACCCATCTGCAGCGCGTCTAG
- a CDS encoding polysaccharide deacetylase family protein has translation MTKTVYLTIDDAPSSDSLHKLKYLTDRGIFAVWFCQGNFLEARPALALEIVKRGHWIGNHTYSHPYCSALPVDQVFAEIRATEAVINDLYRLSGVNRPHKLFRFPYGDKGDGRFGNPPGSPDVDKERRRAAIQSYLRLLGYVQFPFRDVTYPFYHSFGLLEDVDWYWTFDSFDWTTVVSEPPEDYGTPERILARLDEDRPDSGRGLNSPDSADIVLVHDYPGNGELFERIIDRLIEKGVTFAVPAP, from the coding sequence ATGACCAAGACGGTATACCTCACCATTGACGATGCTCCGTCGTCGGACAGCCTCCACAAGCTGAAGTATCTGACCGACCGCGGCATCTTCGCGGTCTGGTTCTGTCAGGGCAATTTCCTGGAGGCGCGTCCCGCCCTGGCTTTGGAAATCGTCAAGCGCGGCCACTGGATCGGCAACCACACTTACAGCCATCCCTACTGCTCGGCCCTCCCCGTGGATCAGGTTTTCGCGGAAATCCGGGCGACCGAGGCTGTGATCAACGACCTGTATCGTCTATCAGGCGTGAACCGGCCGCACAAGCTGTTCCGGTTTCCGTATGGTGACAAGGGCGATGGCCGCTTCGGCAATCCACCTGGCAGTCCGGATGTCGACAAAGAGCGACGCCGGGCGGCGATCCAGAGCTATCTTCGGCTGCTGGGCTATGTGCAGTTTCCGTTCCGCGACGTCACCTATCCGTTTTATCACTCCTTCGGGCTGCTGGAAGATGTTGACTGGTACTGGACTTTCGACTCATTCGACTGGACGACCGTCGTGAGCGAGCCGCCAGAGGACTACGGCACGCCCGAACGCATCCTCGCACGGCTGGATGAGGACCGGCCAGACTCCGGTCGCGGCCTCAATTCGCCCGACTCGGCGGACATCGTGCTGGTTCATGACTATCCGGGCAACGGCGAGCTGTTCGAGCGCATCATCGACCGGCTGATCGAAAAAGGCGTCACATTCGCGGTGCCGGCTCCCTGA
- a CDS encoding arginase family protein, protein MILFFPQWQGAGRGHRLDAPARLLLGAILSRVNTPGETPANVCEVPLDPGESLIFERGIWGRSVLLAQLARAHELVTKQAPVPLFTLGGDCGIEIMPVGLLNARTGSFALIWIDAHADLNTPETSPSGTFHGMPLRVLCGEGDPDFTAHVAAPLRPEQVVMLGVRDFDPGERAFADQHRLTHFAADTPRLADRLVEHLRARAVTNLYLHIDLDSLDPQEFSAVDFPVAGGFSVEALAGLVQSLADAFTIAGMSLTEYASPTGAGLDTLAPLLDAFARLYRKSVL, encoded by the coding sequence ATGATCCTGTTTTTCCCACAATGGCAGGGGGCAGGTCGCGGGCACCGGCTCGACGCTCCCGCGCGTCTGCTGCTGGGTGCCATCCTCAGCCGGGTGAACACTCCAGGCGAGACACCCGCCAATGTCTGCGAGGTTCCGCTTGATCCTGGCGAGTCGCTCATCTTCGAACGCGGGATTTGGGGGCGATCCGTGCTGCTCGCGCAGCTTGCCCGCGCGCACGAGCTGGTCACGAAGCAGGCGCCGGTGCCGCTCTTCACGCTGGGCGGCGACTGCGGCATCGAGATCATGCCGGTCGGCCTGCTCAACGCCAGAACCGGCTCTTTCGCGCTGATCTGGATCGACGCGCACGCCGACCTGAATACGCCGGAAACCTCGCCCAGCGGCACCTTTCATGGCATGCCTCTGCGCGTCCTCTGCGGCGAAGGCGACCCCGACTTTACGGCGCACGTCGCCGCGCCGCTCCGGCCGGAACAGGTCGTCATGCTCGGCGTCCGCGACTTCGATCCCGGTGAGCGCGCCTTTGCCGACCAGCATCGCCTGACCCACTTCGCCGCAGACACGCCAAGGCTGGCTGACCGGCTTGTGGAGCATCTGCGCGCGCGGGCAGTGACAAACCTCTATCTCCACATTGACCTCGACTCCCTTGACCCGCAAGAATTCAGCGCGGTGGATTTCCCCGTTGCCGGCGGATTCAGCGTCGAAGCGCTCGCGGGGCTGGTACAATCGCTGGCAGATGCGTTCACCATCGCGGGCATGAGTCTCACCGAGTACGCGTCTCCGACCGGTGCGGGTCTTGATACGCTCGCGCCGCTGTTGGATGCGTTTGCACGGCTCTATCGAAAGTCGGTTCTGTAA
- a CDS encoding xylose isomerase has product MYEPKPEDRFTFGMWTVGSVGSDPFGAPTRDPLTARQICEMLGEVGAYGVNFHDDDLIPIASTAAERRKIVADFKVAMADNGIVCPMATTNLFSDPAFKDGAFTSNDPKVRALARQKVLRTIDDGVDLGAKVFVFWGGREGTETDSSKSALDSLKRTREAINYFCEYVIDQGYDLKLALEPKPNEPRSDIYFPTAGSMLGFIATLDHPDMVGINPEVAHEHMAGLNFMHAIAQAWDAGKLFPVDLNDQLFGRYDQDFRFGAAMIKQAFYVVKFLEDVGYSGNKHFDAHAYRTSDHKDVKEFARGCMRTYLILKEKARQFNQDAEIQALLAEINADDGSQDAWLGKYDRATAAKLKDAELNRVAIGARGLPYERLDQLTIEVLLGVR; this is encoded by the coding sequence ATGTACGAACCTAAACCAGAAGATCGTTTCACTTTCGGCATGTGGACCGTCGGCAGCGTCGGGAGTGACCCGTTCGGCGCCCCCACGCGCGATCCGCTGACCGCACGCCAGATTTGCGAGATGCTGGGCGAAGTCGGCGCCTATGGCGTCAATTTCCACGATGACGACCTGATCCCCATCGCCTCGACAGCCGCCGAACGGCGCAAAATCGTCGCTGATTTCAAGGTGGCGATGGCCGATAACGGCATCGTCTGCCCGATGGCCACCACCAATCTTTTCTCCGATCCGGCCTTCAAAGACGGCGCCTTCACCAGCAACGATCCGAAAGTCCGCGCCTTGGCGCGCCAGAAAGTCCTAAGAACCATTGACGACGGCGTCGACCTGGGTGCGAAAGTTTTCGTATTCTGGGGCGGCCGTGAGGGCACCGAAACCGACTCCAGCAAGAGCGCGCTCGACAGCCTCAAGCGCACCCGCGAAGCGATCAACTACTTCTGCGAGTACGTGATCGATCAGGGCTACGACCTCAAGCTGGCGCTCGAACCCAAGCCCAATGAGCCGCGCAGCGACATCTATTTCCCCACCGCCGGTTCGATGCTTGGATTTATCGCCACGCTCGATCACCCGGACATGGTCGGAATAAATCCGGAAGTCGCGCACGAGCACATGGCCGGCCTGAACTTCATGCACGCCATCGCCCAGGCCTGGGACGCTGGTAAACTCTTCCCCGTCGACCTAAACGACCAGCTCTTCGGCCGCTACGATCAGGACTTCCGCTTCGGCGCGGCGATGATCAAGCAGGCATTCTACGTCGTCAAGTTCCTTGAAGATGTCGGCTACAGCGGCAATAAGCACTTCGACGCGCACGCTTACCGCACGTCGGATCATAAGGACGTCAAGGAATTCGCGCGCGGCTGCATGCGCACTTACCTGATCCTGAAGGAGAAGGCGCGCCAGTTCAACCAGGACGCCGAGATTCAGGCGCTGCTGGCCGAGATCAACGCGGATGACGGGTCGCAGGATGCCTGGCTGGGCAAGTACGACCGCGCGACGGCCGCCAAGCTCAAGGATGCCGAACTCAACCGCGTCGCGATTGGCGCGCGCGGGCTGCCCTACGAGCGCCTCGACCAGCTGACCATCGAAGTCCTGCTGGGCGTGCGCTAA
- a CDS encoding ABC transporter permease — MSANSPQSDSALLKGREQQTFSQYMRSWILRVRSGDLGQLPVILGLIVIWIVFQIANPIFLSSFNLVNLLVQASVIITIAYGVVVILLLGEIDLSMGYTAGMSAVIIAVLLRAPLEIPGITPEGGLTIAWYVAIAAGLAVAVLIGVIQGFFVTFFRLPSFIVTLAGQLALSGLVLMTVKGLGTLSMRDPVIRGSVNTFLSPERGVVFAIVTTLAFLGIQIIGYRSRVKAGLNTAPPAVIAIQTMAVGFVVSGLVWVANLSRGVPVSFVLLLIMLVVLTYLTTGTRFGRYLFAVGGNKEAARRAGIRVERIRLYGFMLGSLMAGIGGVFLVARLGSVATDTGSGPMLLNSIAAAVIGGTSLFGGSGKMSSALLGGLVIASVDSGLGLAGLPSDAKFILTAGILLLAVIVDSFARRSAARSGR, encoded by the coding sequence ATGAGCGCAAATTCACCTCAGTCAGACAGCGCACTCCTCAAGGGGCGCGAACAACAGACATTTTCCCAGTATATGCGGTCCTGGATTCTACGGGTCAGGAGCGGCGATCTCGGCCAGCTTCCCGTCATCCTCGGCCTGATCGTCATCTGGATCGTATTTCAGATCGCAAATCCGATTTTCCTGAGTTCTTTCAACCTGGTCAACCTGCTGGTACAGGCCTCGGTCATTATCACCATCGCTTACGGCGTGGTCGTGATCCTGCTGCTCGGCGAGATTGATCTCTCGATGGGCTACACGGCAGGCATGTCGGCGGTCATCATCGCGGTGCTGCTGCGTGCGCCCCTCGAAATCCCGGGGATTACGCCGGAAGGCGGACTGACGATTGCGTGGTACGTCGCGATTGCTGCCGGATTGGCGGTCGCAGTACTGATCGGCGTGATCCAGGGCTTTTTCGTAACATTTTTCCGGCTGCCCTCGTTCATCGTCACGCTGGCCGGGCAGCTTGCCCTAAGCGGCCTCGTCCTGATGACGGTCAAAGGGCTGGGTACGCTTTCGATGCGCGATCCCGTGATCCGCGGTTCGGTTAATACCTTCCTGTCGCCAGAGCGGGGCGTCGTCTTTGCGATCGTCACCACGCTGGCATTCCTCGGCATCCAGATTATCGGCTACCGGAGCCGGGTTAAAGCGGGGTTGAATACCGCCCCGCCCGCAGTGATCGCAATCCAGACGATGGCCGTTGGTTTTGTGGTTTCGGGTCTGGTCTGGGTCGCCAATTTGTCGCGCGGCGTGCCGGTCAGCTTTGTGCTCCTGCTGATTATGCTGGTAGTCCTCACCTATTTGACGACAGGCACCAGGTTCGGGCGCTATCTGTTCGCGGTCGGCGGCAACAAAGAGGCCGCCCGCCGTGCCGGTATCCGCGTTGAACGGATTCGCCTCTACGGATTTATGCTTGGAAGCCTGATGGCCGGGATCGGCGGCGTCTTCCTCGTGGCGCGCCTCGGCTCGGTGGCGACCGATACCGGCAGCGGGCCAATGCTGCTCAACAGCATCGCGGCGGCGGTCATTGGCGGGACCTCGCTGTTCGGCGGAAGCGGTAAAATGTCCAGTGCCCTGCTCGGCGGCTTAGTGATTGCCAGCGTCGACAGCGGCCTGGGCTTAGCCGGGCTACCATCTGATGCCAAGTTCATCCTGACAGCGGGTATCCTACTGTTGGCCGTTATTGTCGACTCGTTCGCACGGCGGAGCGCCGCTCGAAGCGGCAGATAA
- a CDS encoding sugar ABC transporter ATP-binding protein: MSDNGVTPILELRGISKNFGAVQALTKVDFRAISGEVMALVGDNGAGKSTLIKGVAGIYPLDEGEIFFEGKQVRINEPRDAAALGIEVVYQDLALADNLDVVANMFLGRERVTRFRSLDEAMMEQQCIDTLVGLSVKTLRSVRVPISALSGGQRQSVAIAKAVMWNSKLVILDEPTAALGVAQTRQVLDLVRRLADKGLAVILISHNLHDIFEVADRITVLRLGYRVSELAVKDVDYEFVVKEMTAGQLSRVPGMTE; this comes from the coding sequence ATGTCAGACAACGGTGTAACGCCTATCTTGGAACTGCGCGGAATCTCCAAGAATTTCGGCGCGGTTCAAGCGCTCACAAAGGTCGATTTCCGCGCGATCTCCGGCGAAGTCATGGCGCTGGTGGGGGATAACGGCGCGGGAAAGTCGACGTTGATTAAAGGCGTCGCCGGGATCTATCCGCTCGATGAGGGCGAAATCTTCTTTGAAGGCAAGCAAGTCAGGATCAACGAACCGCGCGACGCTGCGGCGCTGGGGATCGAGGTCGTGTATCAGGACCTCGCGCTGGCCGATAACCTCGATGTCGTCGCCAATATGTTCCTCGGCCGCGAGCGGGTCACCCGCTTCCGCAGCCTGGACGAAGCGATGATGGAACAGCAGTGCATCGACACGCTGGTCGGCCTATCGGTTAAGACGCTGCGCTCGGTCCGCGTCCCGATCAGCGCGCTCAGCGGCGGCCAGCGCCAGTCGGTCGCCATCGCCAAGGCGGTCATGTGGAACAGCAAGCTGGTCATCCTGGATGAGCCAACGGCCGCCCTCGGCGTCGCCCAGACACGCCAGGTGCTGGATCTGGTGCGCCGGCTGGCGGACAAAGGGCTGGCGGTCATCCTGATTTCCCACAACCTGCACGATATATTTGAAGTCGCCGACCGCATCACCGTCTTGAGACTGGGATACCGGGTTAGCGAACTGGCCGTCAAGGACGTCGACTACGAATTCGTCGTCAAAGAGATGACCGCCGGACAGTTGAGCCGAGTACCAGGGATGACGGAATAA
- a CDS encoding substrate-binding domain-containing protein: protein MKFRFGHLLVVLLVLLMSFVSVQAQEGSIAVLLPDSASSARWEADDRRFLAAAFDAAGVEYSIVNAEGDAATQLTQAEQAITAGAKVILMVNLDSGSGAQIIELARAADVKVIDYDRLTIEGAGADYYVSFDNESVGRLQGEGLVAAVDAAMLEAPVRVAVLNGSPTDNNATLFANGYNGVINAKFESGEWVKVDDQSVPDWDNQQALVIFEQILTAAGGDIDAAIAANDGLAGSVIAALENQGLPYIPVTGQDATVGGIQNVLAGKQSMTVYKAIKAEAEAAAALAVGLLKGEDVSGLVSGAVNNGTNDIPSVLLVPVSVTQANVAETVIADGFRTWEEICVGDFAMYCPAPVEASGSIAVLLPDSASSARWEADDRRFLAAAFDAAGVEYSIVNAEGDAATQLTQAEQAITAGAKVILMVNLDSGSGAQIIELARAAGVAVIDYDRLTIEGPGADFYVSFDNESVGRLQGEGLVAAVDAAMLEAPVRVAVLNGSPTDNNATLFANGYNGVINAKFESGEWVKVDDQSVPDWDNQQALVIFEQILTAAGGDIDAAIAANDGLAGSVIAALENQGLAYIPVTGQDATVGGIQNVLAGKQSMTVYKAIKAEAEAAAALAIALVTGGDTSMLVTGAVNNGTNDIPSVLLVPVSVTKDNVAETVIADGFRTWEEICVGDFAMYCPAN, encoded by the coding sequence ATGAAGTTCCGTTTCGGACATCTACTGGTCGTATTGCTGGTACTGCTGATGAGCTTCGTCAGCGTACAGGCGCAAGAAGGCAGCATCGCCGTTCTGCTGCCGGATAGTGCATCGTCGGCTCGTTGGGAAGCAGACGATCGCCGCTTCCTGGCCGCCGCGTTCGACGCCGCCGGCGTCGAATACAGCATCGTCAACGCCGAAGGCGACGCCGCCACTCAGCTGACCCAGGCTGAGCAGGCGATCACCGCCGGCGCGAAGGTCATCCTGATGGTCAACCTCGACAGCGGCTCTGGCGCTCAGATCATCGAGCTGGCCCGCGCGGCAGACGTCAAGGTTATCGACTATGACCGTCTCACGATTGAAGGCGCGGGCGCCGATTACTACGTCTCGTTCGACAACGAGTCGGTAGGCCGCCTGCAGGGCGAAGGCCTCGTGGCTGCGGTTGACGCCGCAATGCTCGAAGCCCCGGTTCGCGTCGCCGTCCTCAACGGCTCGCCGACCGACAACAACGCCACCCTCTTCGCCAATGGCTACAACGGCGTCATCAACGCCAAGTTCGAGTCGGGCGAGTGGGTCAAGGTTGACGATCAGAGCGTGCCCGATTGGGACAACCAGCAGGCGCTGGTGATCTTCGAGCAGATCCTGACCGCCGCCGGTGGCGACATCGATGCCGCCATCGCCGCCAATGACGGTCTGGCTGGTTCGGTCATCGCCGCCCTCGAAAATCAGGGTCTCCCGTATATCCCCGTCACCGGTCAGGATGCGACCGTCGGTGGTATCCAGAACGTCCTCGCCGGCAAGCAGTCGATGACCGTCTACAAGGCGATCAAGGCTGAAGCCGAAGCCGCCGCGGCGTTGGCCGTGGGTCTGCTCAAGGGCGAAGATGTAAGCGGTCTGGTCAGTGGTGCGGTCAACAACGGCACCAACGACATCCCGTCGGTCTTGCTGGTTCCGGTCAGCGTGACCCAGGCCAATGTTGCTGAAACCGTCATCGCCGATGGCTTCCGTACCTGGGAAGAAATCTGCGTTGGCGATTTCGCCATGTACTGCCCTGCCCCGGTGGAAGCCTCGGGCAGCATCGCCGTTCTTCTGCCGGACAGCGCTTCGTCGGCCCGTTGGGAAGCAGACGATCGTCGCTTCCTGGCCGCCGCCTTTGACGCCGCCGGTGTCGAATACAGCATTGTCAACGCCGAAGGCGACGCAGCCACTCAGCTGACCCAGGCTGAGCAGGCGATCACCGCCGGCGCAAAGGTCATCCTGATGGTCAACCTCGACAGCGGCTCCGGCGCTCAGATCATCGAGCTGGCCCGCGCAGCGGGTGTTGCCGTCATCGACTACGACCGTCTGACCATCGAAGGCCCAGGCGCCGACTTCTACGTCTCGTTCGACAACGAGTCGGTAGGCCGCCTGCAGGGCGAAGGCCTCGTGGCTGCGGTTGACGCCGCAATGCTCGAAGCCCCGGTTCGCGTCGCCGTCCTCAACGGCTCGCCGACCGACAACAACGCCACCCTCTTCGCCAATGGCTACAATGGCGTCATCAACGCCAAGTTCGAGTCCGGCGAGTGGGTCAAGGTTGACGATCAGAGCGTGCCCGATTGGGACAACCAGCAGGCGCTGGTGATCTTCGAGCAGATCCTGACCGCCGCCGGTGGCGACATCGATGCCGCCATCGCCGCCAATGACGGTTTGGCCGGTTCGGTCATCGCCGCCCTCGAAAATCAGGGTCTCGCCTATATCCCCGTCACCGGTCAGGATGCGACCGTCGGCGGTATCCAGAACGTCCTCGCCGGCAAGCAGTCGATGACCGTCTACAAGGCGATCAAGGCTGAAGCCGAAGCCGCGGCCGCCCTGGCCATCGCCCTTGTGACCGGCGGCGACACCAGCATGCTGGTGACCGGCGCGGTCAACAACGGCACCAACGATATCCCGTCGGTCCTGCTGGTTCCGGTCAGCGTGACCAAGGACAACGTCGCTGAAACCGTCATCGCCGATGGCTTCCGTACCTGGGAAGAAATCTGCGTAGGCGACTTCGCGATGTACTGCCCGGCGAACTAG
- a CDS encoding ATP-binding protein yields the protein MTFYLPPKSQLYFKGRAALKSDQIAEWIAEMWTPRHAADAPVTVWADEDTVNAAALAKLDLARTYDGFVFTGHAPVDCDIVNRLNQVGRDGVIGERCGGFALAFAAPDGSAFEVFVANAQYSDDGCTVTLAAVPERFLKGWRLFSYEASRLAAARDETDQVVIIGGTENSFIPTVEWDDIILPEELKADLLGDIRAFFSKGVEVYTRLNLKPFRKLLLAGVPGTGKTMLCNAIARWALAEGMLVIYVSSARKRQEDETGSAFWKIERALHVAAYSERPALVLLEEMDAYLHEAEKALILNVLDGSETPVNPRGTLLIATTNYPEAIDERVLKRPGRLDRVLVIPAVQAELDAELMLRRYLGGMWQDSHLEIVPQLVGYPGAFVRELAIYALTYLAYEDLTSLPVELLQSSLDSLKAQIEARDSLAAGRQTGPETVAHPA from the coding sequence ATGACATTCTATCTCCCGCCAAAGTCGCAGCTGTACTTCAAGGGACGCGCTGCGCTGAAATCCGATCAGATCGCCGAATGGATTGCCGAGATGTGGACGCCGCGCCATGCTGCCGATGCGCCGGTCACAGTCTGGGCCGACGAGGACACGGTCAATGCGGCGGCCCTCGCCAAACTTGACCTTGCAAGGACATACGACGGCTTCGTGTTCACTGGCCACGCGCCGGTTGACTGCGACATCGTCAACCGCCTGAATCAGGTCGGGCGTGACGGCGTGATCGGCGAACGCTGCGGCGGGTTTGCGCTCGCGTTTGCCGCGCCGGACGGTTCGGCGTTCGAGGTGTTCGTCGCCAACGCACAGTACAGTGATGACGGCTGCACCGTGACGCTGGCCGCCGTGCCGGAGCGCTTTCTAAAGGGCTGGCGGCTGTTCTCGTACGAGGCCTCGCGACTGGCTGCGGCGCGTGACGAGACCGACCAGGTCGTCATCATCGGTGGAACGGAAAACTCGTTTATCCCGACCGTCGAGTGGGACGACATCATTCTTCCGGAGGAACTCAAGGCGGATCTGCTGGGGGACATCCGGGCGTTCTTCAGCAAGGGTGTCGAGGTCTATACGCGCCTGAACCTCAAGCCGTTCCGTAAGCTGTTGCTGGCTGGCGTTCCTGGGACCGGCAAGACCATGCTCTGCAACGCGATTGCACGGTGGGCGCTGGCTGAGGGCATGCTGGTGATCTATGTGTCGAGCGCGCGCAAGCGTCAGGAAGACGAGACTGGCTCGGCGTTCTGGAAGATCGAGCGCGCGCTGCACGTCGCGGCCTATTCCGAACGCCCGGCGCTGGTGCTGCTTGAGGAAATGGACGCCTATTTGCACGAGGCGGAGAAAGCGCTGATCCTCAACGTACTCGACGGCTCGGAAACGCCGGTGAACCCGCGCGGCACGCTGCTGATCGCCACCACCAACTACCCGGAAGCTATCGACGAGCGCGTGCTCAAGCGGCCGGGCCGGCTCGACCGGGTGCTGGTCATCCCGGCGGTGCAGGCCGAACTCGACGCCGAGCTGATGCTGCGCCGTTATCTGGGCGGCATGTGGCAGGACTCGCATCTGGAGATCGTGCCGCAGCTGGTGGGCTATCCGGGCGCATTTGTGCGCGAACTGGCGATCTATGCGCTGACGTATCTGGCGTACGAAGACCTGACCTCGCTGCCGGTTGAACTGCTGCAGTCCTCGCTGGACAGCCTCAAGGCGCAGATCGAAGCGCGCGATTCGCTGGCTGCTGGACGTCAGACCGGTCCCGAAACCGTGGCGCATCCGGCTTAA
- a CDS encoding SRPBCC family protein, with product MSQFHAEASKIINARPEKIYAILTDYRGAHQSILPKPYFASVAVEQGGQGAGTVFLAKMDVYGNKSQVHMTVSEPEPGRVLAEIDEQAGVSTTFTLDPLEGGQRTRVTIATDARASAGLKGLVERLMTPMIMRRIYNAELSLLAEAAAR from the coding sequence ATGTCGCAATTTCACGCTGAAGCGTCAAAAATCATCAACGCGCGCCCCGAGAAGATCTACGCGATCCTTACCGATTACCGCGGTGCGCACCAGTCGATCCTGCCTAAGCCGTACTTTGCCAGCGTCGCTGTCGAGCAGGGCGGGCAGGGGGCAGGAACGGTCTTTCTCGCCAAAATGGATGTCTACGGGAACAAGAGCCAGGTTCACATGACGGTCAGCGAACCGGAACCGGGGCGGGTACTGGCCGAAATCGATGAACAGGCTGGCGTATCCACCACGTTTACGCTTGATCCGCTGGAGGGCGGCCAGCGCACACGGGTCACGATCGCCACCGATGCGCGCGCCAGCGCCGGTCTGAAAGGCCTTGTCGAGCGGCTGATGACGCCGATGATCATGCGCCGCATCTACAATGCCGAACTCAGTCTGCTGGCGGAAGCCGCTGCCAGATAG